The Helicoverpa armigera isolate CAAS_96S chromosome 21, ASM3070526v1, whole genome shotgun sequence sequence tgtTGTGTGGGATGTTGACAATATTTCGGACTACAGATTTGAAGTGAATGTTTTAACTggtaatataaatagtttttttgttattatttaagtacCCAGGCTAGGTGTTATCACCtactttatattgtttttaatttatttgtcaattacctatcaggtttctttttacttaaaaaatagtatatttattaatccaCCATTGCCtgctatgttaaaaatataaagatctATGTTTCCGTGAATTACCTCAGTCAACATCCCTGTTAcaaagaataatatatttaatagacAATAACAGCTATAGGCTGAATATTTATCTTCAATGTTACTACTGTTGTTCTtgaatgttattaataaatgtGATAGTAAATGGGCTTCCAAACTTGTATGATGTTTTAGTATTTATGTCCATTAAATAATGCAATTCGAtttaatagtacctacataatgtagGGACACCTTTTTCACGCACGGTAGGTTAGCTctatggtaagttattaattaaattgtgttatgggtgctaatacaagtgataaactacatatagccaATAgccatatataaatatttatacttaaatacatataacgCGGCCAACAAGCGTGCTCATCACACTAATGccgaccgagccgggaatcgaacccgggacctcagatacctacaaagcgtgttttttagttttttttaaactattatttaaaaaaaaaaactaaaaaacttatttttagggttccgaacCTCAAAAAGATTATTTTGTTGTCACCatcctaagtaggtacttattgaacCTTCGGAGGCGACTCCGACCTGCACTAAAATCACATTCCAAAAAATATCTAAGATCAtgtttatactttatttatttaatactggcATCATTAAAAAGAGATTTCTTCAAGCTTTGGTTCGTTTCCTGAATCTAACGTTCGGGTGGCTAAGAGATTTTTGTACCATAGAGCAGATTTTCTTGCTTTACGAGTCCTTTTTTCGTCTTCAAAATCCACTTCAAAAAGACCAAACTTAGCCCTGAAAACAAGTAAGTTTCGACTTTATTTGAATGCATATACAGCACATCACATAGCTTTTGGTGGTGACTTCAAACAAACGGCAAATTATGGAAATATGAAATTTTATCCCAATGCAGAAAGTAcatagttccctcaggaaatGGGTGTAAACGCGGGATGAATTTTATAGGTATGGTCTTTATTACCCAATTCCAGAATCCCATTCAAAGTTATCCATGAGACTCCAAGCGGTGTACGTGGCGACATTACACCCGTCGACTTCAATGGCGTCCAATATGGCGTCGATGTATTGTCTATAGTAATCTATTCTGTCAATGTCATTGTTCCCGCCATAAGTACCGTAGCCGTTCTCTGTGATCATCACAACCGGGTTGTTGTAGTTATCTTTCACCCAGTTCAATGCTTTTCGCATGCCATCGGGAattttctgaaagatagtaaAAAGTTGTTGAggtttaacaaataaaacgcTAGCTATAGGCCATAGTCTAACCGTTCTTTCGGATGTAATTTAACTGGTCGACAAAACACATCATATCGACTGGATTATATGAAATTCTGAAAGTTTAAACAAACTACTTCATAACCAAATTATCAAAAAACAACCTACTGTAGTGTGCATAACGGGTGCCAGCTCATAACTGCCATAGTCCCCAACAGCACCGATGTCGTCATCATACGAGGGTACTGCGTACATTCCTGGTTCATACTTTCTAGCGTAGAAGAACTTCGTAGAGTAGTGATTGAACCCGTAGAAGTCACTTGTTCCTGAAATATTGAAATGACTTTATGAGCTTTGGAAAGACTACTGCCGTTTTCGATGTAGTTATCCTTGCGGGAGACTGTTCAAATGAATGAACCGTTTTCGAACCATTTCATACGATTTCcttagtattaatttattaaatgattttttatatggACGATTTCATGGTAAACTGGTCCAATACTTATTGTTTATACTTTTTACTCAAAGGATGAACCAGTTTACTCACACAAAATTAGACATTCAcaagttacatattttaacgGTTTCTACCTTTTATGTACTCAATTTCTTCCTTCGACAATTCCGGCAGTCTACTTCTCGAGAATCCTTGCTCAGCGCTCCTTTCTGCGACGCGTTTGACCAAATTCTCAGGGAATCCGCCCGTGGACGAGAATATCGGATGACTGTAGAAACCGACTTCGAAGTCCATTGCTAAGTCCCCAGCTGCTTTGTCGGCAGGATCATCAGTGGCGCCAACTCGGAGATCGGTTGCTATTGTTATACCGCAAATGCCTGAAAATTTGGAGAACAAACTGGTTATATATTagcctttataaaaaaatatccatgtATCCGTGTGAAATTTCATGGATCATTTATTTGCCAAATGGAGCATTAGGTTGTAGaaatataatagaaacaatGCTTACCTTTCTGCTTTTGTCTGTACTCTTTATCATACAAATGCCAAGCTCTAGCATGAGCCAACAAAGCGTTCTTGATAGCCATGTAATCACCAATACCCGGGGAATACACATCAGGCGCAAATCTCTTCTGTCCATACCCAAATATCAGAAACTGCTTCGGTTCATTCAATGTTATCCAAGTCTTAACTCTGTCACCAAACGCGTCGTACAACACACGTGCATAATCTTCAAACCAGTCGGCGACATGAGGGTTGGGCCAACCCCCCAAATCTTGCAAACTTTGCGGCAAGTCCCAATGATACATGGTGACAACTGGCTCGATTCCATTTGCCAACAATTCATCTATCACTCTATTGTAGTAAGCAATACCCTCTTCGCTGACTTTGTTTGAAAACCCAGTGGGCAAAATCCTTGGCCATGAAATTGAAAATCTGTAGAAGTCGACTCCCAAGAATTTGAGCATTTGGATGTCGCGTTGGTAGTATTCGTAGGATTTGCAAGTGTCATTGCCATCTGTGCCGTCTCTTATCTTTCCTGGGATGTGGCTGTAGGTGTCCCAGATGCTTGGAGACTTATCTGTaacgatatttaattttattaacgaAACGGTCGCATCGGATGGTTCGCTTCTGGCGTGAGACTATTTGGGTGCCCTGGGTGCCCCAGAAATATTGCCATATAtcaatactagcttttgcccgcgacttagttcgcgtggaatagtgacttgcggcagatttatggtttgaccaatagatggcggtatatgtccggaataaattttatttttatttttgtatttctttgtaataaaaactatcctatgtcctttctcaagttccagactatgtctgtacaaaatttcacacaaatcagtccattagtttaggcgtgaagaaaagacagacagacagacagagttactttcacatttataatattagttaggatctGTATGGCAATATATCAATATTTCTTCCAACAGAAAAATTAACAACCCTACATTAGAAGGGTCCTTTGTGATTATTGTAGGGACCCTTCGAAGGTGACGTTATTACAGCCACCAAGATCTCGAAATACCAAGATTTAAAATCCTAATTGGGAGTTGTGTTTTCTAATCTCcatcattcttttgttttttaataggtacataaacctTTACTTTTTACTCACAATAATTATTTccaaattgaaaatcaattagtgaattaacgaaaaaaaatacaaatcaatGAACCAACCTGCTGCATTCCAACCGCCTTCAATTTGAAAAGCTGCGGTTGCCACTCCCAATTTTAATCCATTTGGCAATTTTCTCATTTCCAACGTTTCACTGTATTCTTCGGCACAAACAACTGCCACAAATATTGCATAAACTGCAGTGAAAAGGTAGTGAGGAGTTCTGAAAACACCAAAACACTGATTAGAGTAATTAAAGTATTTACTATGTACATTTTGCTCAGATAGTAGTCGATTAGATAATTAGTAAgtcattttgtttctttgttgatAAATGATTAGCACCCCACATGTATGCGTGTTTGCTTAAAGAACAACTGCAAGCCTagtgttagaaataaatgtacctacatggCAAAGTTAGGAGATAAATCATTAAATTTTCAAGTTTCTATCATACTATGCTTAACAAATCCAAAATAGTACTGGGTACTTCActgtttacaatttaaaaaaaaaataatctgaaaTAATTCTTACCTCATGATGATTCGGATACTTGCAGTATTTTGCCAAGCCTTCTATCTAACTCGCGGTATTTTAGCGTTTTATCACAGTATTATCCAATATCTATAACTTTATCTAAAAGCCCCGGAGTGCAGAAAACAATAACATCGGTTGGTATCTAAATGTACAATGTCATGTTACGGCTCAAGCCAAATTCTGAacttaagaaataaaagaaactttgtaggtacctatttaaaacaTCTGCCGTAGACAAATACATTTCAAGGTCAATGTTAGGtacataaatgaataaattagagTGTAAAAGCATTAGTACCAGTTGaccaaatatttttaggttcttttatttctttttggatCATTATTATCGTTGAGTCCACAGACGTCAGATTTTAGAATTCTTTAGTTCttctatatacctacctaatttcgGAGGACATAACTATGGTGAATTTTACACGACTTGCCAATTTTTTCAGATCGCGAAAATGGTCTCCTAACCAGTCCTAAGTGTTATTTAGCCATGCCATTCTTTTGACTTTCGAGCTTTCTCTCCTGCAACTTTTCACGTGTAGGTAGACTGCCAATACAACGAGCAACCCACCATTTAAGACAGGCTGAATTATATTGTGGAATTACGGTCTCGCATGATTAATctatattattagtaaaatcCGGAAGCACATAATTTCCCACTTTATCAGCGACACGAACTTTGGAAAATAGAACAAGTATAACTTCGGTATCTTAACTGATTTAGATGTTATTATTATGACAGTTTGATAAGCCTACTTAAGAAGATAATGTCGTCTTTAGCGTACCCTTGTGTATACCTA is a genomic window containing:
- the LOC110380846 gene encoding myrosinase 1, producing the protein MRTPHYLFTAVYAIFVAVVCAEEYSETLEMRKLPNGLKLGVATAAFQIEGGWNAADKSPSIWDTYSHIPGKIRDGTDGNDTCKSYEYYQRDIQMLKFLGVDFYRFSISWPRILPTGFSNKVSEEGIAYYNRVIDELLANGIEPVVTMYHWDLPQSLQDLGGWPNPHVADWFEDYARVLYDAFGDRVKTWITLNEPKQFLIFGYGQKRFAPDVYSPGIGDYMAIKNALLAHARAWHLYDKEYRQKQKGICGITIATDLRVGATDDPADKAAGDLAMDFEVGFYSHPIFSSTGGFPENLVKRVAERSAEQGFSRSRLPELSKEEIEYIKGTSDFYGFNHYSTKFFYARKYEPGMYAVPSYDDDIGAVGDYGSYELAPVMHTTKIPDGMRKALNWVKDNYNNPVVMITENGYGTYGGNNDIDRIDYYRQYIDAILDAIEVDGCNVATYTAWSLMDNFEWDSGIGAKFGLFEVDFEDEKRTRKARKSALWYKNLLATRTLDSGNEPKLEEISF